A section of the Clostridium sp. TW13 genome encodes:
- a CDS encoding lytic transglycosylase domain-containing protein, with protein MKIDKPEQVLAMQMLNTYMKSAIGSSDSDSENNNFDLIMQGIMDNITSDNTDKNVEDMLNSFTTGSTNNSLYNLEGSSDESSSDSNTSLDKLNYNYNNLIKNRISSSSSDGNSNPQIDAAILKASKQFGVDEGLIRSIIQQESGYDSTAVSGAGAMGLMQLMPENCKAAGVTDPFNVDQNVYAGTKLLKTLLNTYNGNVEMALMAYNAGSGTMQRRGVSSINDLYKMPSETQDYVAKVMGNYRNNIV; from the coding sequence ATGAAAATTGATAAACCAGAACAAGTATTAGCCATGCAAATGTTAAATACGTATATGAAAAGTGCTATAGGTAGTAGTGATAGTGATAGTGAAAATAATAATTTTGATTTAATTATGCAAGGTATTATGGACAATATAACAAGTGATAATACAGATAAAAACGTAGAAGATATGTTAAATAGCTTTACTACAGGATCTACAAACAATTCTTTATATAATTTAGAAGGTTCAAGTGATGAGAGTAGTAGTGATTCTAATACAAGTTTAGATAAGCTAAATTATAATTATAATAACTTAATAAAAAATAGAATATCATCTTCATCTAGTGATGGAAACAGTAACCCTCAGATAGATGCTGCAATTTTAAAGGCTTCTAAGCAATTTGGTGTGGATGAAGGATTAATTAGATCTATAATTCAGCAGGAATCTGGATATGATTCTACTGCAGTTTCAGGTGCTGGTGCCATGGGACTTATGCAACTTATGCCAGAAAATTGCAAAGCAGCAGGAGTCACAGATCCATTTAATGTAGATCAGAATGTTTATGCTGGAACTAAGTTACTTAAGACATTGCTTAATACTTATAATGGGAATGTAGAGATGGCTCTTATGGCATACAATGCTGGGTCAGGAACTATGCAAAGAAGGGGTGTTTCATCAATAAACGATCTTTATAAGATGCCTTCAGAAACTCAAGATTATGTGGCAAAAGTTATGGGCAATTATAGAAATAATATTGTATAA
- a CDS encoding pseudouridine synthase, translated as MERLDKVLSNLGYGSRKEIKSIVKKNLVEVDGVVIKDNGFQLDPEKSKIVVAGEEVLYRKYIYLMMNKPDGVISATFDNRDETVIDLLEPEHAIFEPFPVGRLDKDTVGLLLITNDGELNHRLISPKWGVDKVYHAYIDKPVDEEDIKAFEKGVTLDDGYKCMSAKLEIIGPMDEGSEIHVTVQEGKYHQVKRMFESRGKKVVYLQRISFAGLPLDTDLEEGQYRELTEEELAKIKQI; from the coding sequence TTGGAAAGATTAGATAAGGTTTTATCAAATTTAGGATATGGTTCCAGAAAAGAAATAAAGTCTATAGTAAAAAAGAACTTAGTAGAAGTTGATGGAGTTGTAATTAAAGATAATGGTTTTCAGCTTGATCCAGAAAAATCTAAAATTGTAGTGGCAGGAGAAGAAGTTTTGTATAGAAAATACATATATTTAATGATGAATAAGCCAGATGGAGTAATATCAGCTACTTTTGATAATAGGGATGAAACTGTTATAGATTTATTAGAGCCAGAACATGCGATTTTTGAGCCATTCCCTGTAGGAAGATTGGATAAAGATACTGTAGGATTGTTGCTTATTACAAACGATGGTGAATTAAACCATAGATTAATCTCTCCTAAATGGGGTGTTGATAAAGTATATCATGCATACATAGATAAACCAGTGGATGAAGAAGATATTAAAGCTTTTGAAAAAGGGGTTACTCTGGATGATGGTTATAAATGTATGAGTGCAAAGCTTGAAATTATAGGACCGATGGATGAAGGTTCAGAAATTCATGTTACAGTTCAAGAAGGCAAATATCATCAGGTAAAAAGAATGTTCGAAAGTAGGGGAAAGAAAGTTGTTTATCTGCAAAGAATTAGTTTTGCAGGATTACCGTTAGATACTGATCTTGAAGAAGGACAATATAGAGAACTTACAGAAGAAGAACTTGCAAAAATAAAACAAATATAA
- the ligA gene encoding NAD-dependent DNA ligase LigA: MDKKVRIEELVKELNQYAYEYYVLSNSTVADKEYDVKYDELRQLEIETGYKLPYSPTERVGDVVLEQFEKYTHRGRLWSLDKAQSLGELNAWHEKNLKFVEDYNKTASEKLPSIKYIATKKFDGLTLNCTYDTEGILISAATRGTGEVGEQVLAQAKTIKEIPLKIDNSDIFEVHGEVIMTKEAFDEYNKTAKVPLKNLRNGAAGALRNLNVKETARRNLSAFFYDVGYKEGKQFKSYVEMMHFIKERGLPVDEYMEECTTIDEIKRQIDYIAEIRFELNYDIDGVVFAIDDIRTRELMGNTIKFPKWAIAYKFEAQEATTKLIDVEWNVGRSGRVSPTAILEPVELAGVTVKRATLNNMDDINRKGVKLYSDVFVRRSNDVIPEIMGTAREDENAKEIEPPTLCPACGSHLIRDGVHIFCENTLSCKPQMVKSIVHYGSRDAMNIAGFSEKTAEQLFEKLDIKSISDLYKLEKEKLIGLEKFGDKKAQNLLDSIENSKECELYAFIYALGIPNVGVKTAKDLSAKFKNLDNVMNASFEALVAIQDIGDIVAKSIVDFFKEEKVKSIVNELLQLGVKPHYEEIEVEENVFEGKTVVVTGSLVNYSRTSIKEKLESLGAKVSGSVSKKTDYVIVGEDAGSKYTKAVELGVKTLSEEEFESMIGG, translated from the coding sequence ATGGATAAGAAAGTTAGGATAGAAGAATTAGTAAAGGAATTAAATCAATATGCTTATGAATATTATGTTCTAAGCAATTCAACTGTAGCAGATAAAGAGTATGATGTAAAATATGATGAACTTAGACAGTTAGAGATAGAAACAGGATATAAGTTGCCATATTCTCCTACAGAAAGAGTTGGTGATGTAGTTTTAGAGCAATTTGAGAAATATACTCATAGAGGAAGGTTGTGGAGTTTAGATAAAGCTCAGAGTCTTGGGGAATTAAATGCTTGGCATGAAAAGAATTTAAAATTTGTAGAAGACTATAATAAAACTGCTTCTGAGAAATTGCCAAGTATAAAGTATATTGCAACAAAGAAATTTGATGGTCTCACATTAAATTGTACCTATGATACAGAAGGTATTCTTATAAGTGCTGCAACTAGAGGTACTGGAGAAGTAGGGGAACAGGTTTTAGCTCAAGCCAAAACCATTAAAGAAATACCTCTTAAGATTGATAATAGCGACATCTTTGAAGTACATGGTGAAGTTATCATGACAAAAGAGGCTTTTGATGAATATAATAAAACAGCTAAAGTTCCATTAAAGAACCTAAGAAATGGTGCGGCAGGGGCACTAAGAAATTTGAATGTAAAAGAAACTGCAAGAAGAAATCTTTCAGCATTTTTCTATGATGTAGGTTATAAAGAGGGAAAACAATTTAAAAGTTATGTTGAGATGATGCATTTTATTAAAGAAAGAGGTTTGCCAGTTGATGAATACATGGAAGAATGTACTACAATAGATGAGATTAAGAGGCAGATAGATTATATTGCAGAGATAAGATTTGAATTAAACTATGATATTGATGGAGTTGTTTTTGCAATTGATGATATAAGAACTAGAGAACTGATGGGAAATACAATTAAGTTTCCTAAATGGGCAATTGCATACAAGTTTGAGGCTCAGGAAGCTACAACAAAGTTAATAGATGTTGAGTGGAATGTAGGAAGAAGTGGTAGAGTTTCTCCTACAGCTATATTAGAACCAGTAGAATTAGCTGGAGTAACAGTTAAAAGAGCTACTTTAAATAATATGGATGATATCAATAGAAAGGGCGTTAAGCTATATTCAGATGTTTTTGTAAGAAGAAGTAATGATGTTATACCAGAAATTATGGGAACAGCAAGAGAAGATGAAAATGCCAAGGAGATTGAACCTCCAACTTTATGTCCAGCTTGTGGCAGTCATTTGATAAGAGATGGTGTGCATATTTTCTGTGAGAATACTCTTTCATGCAAACCTCAAATGGTAAAGAGTATTGTGCATTATGGCAGCAGGGACGCAATGAATATAGCTGGCTTTTCTGAAAAGACAGCAGAGCAATTGTTTGAAAAATTAGATATTAAATCTATATCCGATTTATATAAGTTAGAAAAAGAAAAATTAATTGGTTTAGAAAAGTTTGGTGATAAAAAGGCACAAAACTTATTAGATTCTATAGAAAACAGCAAAGAATGTGAGCTGTATGCCTTTATTTATGCATTGGGCATACCTAATGTAGGAGTAAAAACAGCTAAGGATTTAAGTGCTAAATTTAAAAATCTAGACAATGTAATGAATGCTTCTTTTGAAGCTTTAGTTGCAATACAAGATATAGGGGATATAGTAGCAAAGAGCATAGTTGATTTCTTCAAAGAAGAAAAAGTTAAATCTATAGTAAATGAATTATTACAATTAGGTGTAAAGCCTCATTATGAAGAAATTGAAGTAGAAGAGAATGTATTTGAAGGAAAAACAGTAGTAGTTACAGGATCTCTTGTTAATTACTCTAGAACATCTATAAAAGAAAAATTAGAGTCACTAGGTGCTAAGGTTTCTGGCAGTGTTAGTAAGAAAACAGATTATGTTATTGTTGGAGAGGATGCTGGTTCAAAGTATACTAAAGCTGTTGAATTAGGTGTTAAGACGCTTTCAGAGGAAGAATTTGAAAGTATGATAGGAGGTTGA
- the pcrA gene encoding DNA helicase PcrA, protein MDLRKLLNKEQYEAATTVDGQVLILAGAGSGKTRVLTYRIAYMLDEKYINPYNILAITFTNKAAGEMKERVKKLIGERADSMWISTFHSTCVRILRREIDKLGYKKDFTIYDSYDQKALIKQCIKELNINDKDLTDMEILSKISKAKDDLITPAQYKRSNESNFKLNKVADLYLLYQKKLKENNALDFDDLISKTVELFLKNPDVLDFYQNKFKYIMVDEYQDTNKVQYELVKLLANKYKNICVVGDDDQCIYQWRGADIRNILDFEKDYPACKVVKLEQNYRSKGNILDAANNVIKNNAERKSKVLRTEAEGGEKIKIYRSYSDSDECDFVASKIEELIKEKSLKYNEFTVLYRTNAQSRGFEEKFIKRAIPYKIIGGLKFYDRKEIKDILAYLKFINNNADTVSLRRIINVPKRSIGDATVEKVAQFSLDTDIPLYDCLLEAESISTLTARNVSSITKFTDIMEELISMERQLSVSMLIEEILEKTGYVKELKNSKDPEDESRIENIKELVSAAVDFENGTEEDKSLSAFLEKVSLVQDVDNIDGEQDVVTLMTVHSAKGLEFPVVFMVGMENGIFPGQASLNNEKDMEESRRLCYVGITRAKDILYMTSAEIRRVFGKTVSYAQSDFIAEIPATLKEYVSGNKGGLSTRSSFANKSASGGSSYNSYSNKNSYNPHSLMSDTNHRPTMSYSEAEKQLMNAMNNSKGEKTALTKDEAAAGRKISHAKFGIGTIISAVPQGDDVKLTIAFDSQGIKNLLLSIAPLELL, encoded by the coding sequence ATGGATTTAAGAAAACTACTAAATAAAGAGCAATATGAAGCCGCAACTACAGTAGATGGGCAAGTTCTTATATTAGCAGGAGCAGGTTCTGGTAAAACAAGAGTATTAACATACAGGATAGCGTATATGTTAGATGAGAAATATATAAATCCATATAATATATTAGCTATAACATTTACTAACAAAGCTGCTGGTGAAATGAAGGAAAGAGTAAAGAAGTTAATTGGTGAAAGAGCGGATAGCATGTGGATTTCTACTTTTCACTCCACCTGTGTAAGAATTTTAAGAAGAGAGATTGACAAGTTAGGATACAAAAAGGATTTCACTATATATGACAGTTATGACCAAAAAGCACTTATTAAACAATGCATAAAAGAATTAAATATAAATGATAAGGATCTTACTGACATGGAAATCCTATCAAAGATAAGCAAGGCAAAGGATGATCTCATTACACCAGCTCAGTACAAGAGAAGTAATGAAAGCAATTTTAAGTTAAATAAGGTTGCAGATTTATATTTGTTATATCAAAAGAAGCTTAAGGAGAATAATGCTCTAGATTTTGATGATCTAATAAGTAAAACGGTAGAACTTTTTCTTAAGAATCCAGATGTGTTAGATTTCTACCAAAACAAGTTTAAATATATAATGGTAGATGAGTATCAAGATACAAATAAGGTTCAATATGAATTAGTAAAGCTTTTGGCTAATAAATATAAAAATATCTGTGTTGTTGGTGATGATGATCAATGTATATATCAGTGGAGAGGAGCAGATATTAGAAATATTCTTGATTTTGAAAAAGATTATCCAGCATGCAAGGTTGTAAAGCTTGAGCAAAATTATAGATCTAAGGGAAATATATTGGATGCAGCTAATAATGTAATAAAGAATAATGCTGAAAGAAAAAGCAAAGTTCTTAGAACAGAAGCTGAAGGTGGAGAAAAAATCAAAATATACAGATCTTATTCTGATAGTGATGAGTGTGATTTTGTTGCAAGTAAGATTGAAGAATTAATTAAGGAAAAATCACTTAAGTATAATGAATTTACTGTACTATATAGAACAAATGCGCAATCTCGTGGGTTTGAAGAAAAGTTTATAAAGAGAGCAATACCATATAAGATAATAGGTGGACTTAAATTCTATGATAGAAAAGAAATTAAGGATATCTTAGCATACTTGAAGTTTATCAATAATAACGCTGATACAGTAAGTTTAAGAAGAATAATTAATGTTCCCAAGAGAAGTATCGGTGATGCAACGGTAGAAAAGGTAGCTCAGTTTTCTTTAGATACAGATATTCCATTGTATGATTGCTTATTAGAAGCAGAGAGCATTTCTACTCTTACAGCAAGAAATGTATCATCTATAACTAAGTTTACAGATATAATGGAAGAACTTATTTCGATGGAACGTCAACTTTCAGTATCTATGCTTATAGAAGAGATATTAGAAAAAACAGGTTATGTAAAAGAACTTAAAAATTCAAAAGATCCAGAAGATGAAAGCAGAATAGAAAATATTAAAGAACTAGTATCAGCTGCAGTAGATTTTGAAAATGGTACTGAAGAGGACAAATCTTTATCAGCATTTTTAGAAAAGGTATCTTTAGTGCAGGATGTTGATAACATAGATGGAGAGCAGGATGTGGTTACTTTAATGACAGTGCATTCAGCAAAGGGACTTGAGTTTCCGGTAGTATTTATGGTTGGTATGGAGAATGGAATATTTCCAGGGCAAGCATCTCTTAATAATGAAAAAGACATGGAAGAATCAAGAAGACTTTGTTATGTTGGTATAACTAGAGCTAAGGATATTTTATATATGACTTCTGCTGAAATTAGAAGAGTATTTGGCAAGACTGTTTCTTATGCTCAATCAGATTTTATTGCAGAAATACCAGCAACTCTTAAGGAGTATGTGTCAGGAAATAAGGGTGGGTTATCTACAAGAAGTAGTTTTGCAAATAAAAGTGCTTCTGGTGGAAGTAGTTATAATTCATATAGCAACAAGAATTCTTACAACCCACATTCATTAATGAGTGATACAAATCATAGACCAACAATGTCTTATAGTGAAGCAGAAAAACAATTAATGAATGCAATGAACAACTCTAAGGGAGAAAAAACGGCTTTAACTAAAGATGAAGCAGCTGCTGGAAGAAAGATATCTCATGCGAAGTTTGGTATAGGTACTATAATAAGTGCAGTTCCTCAAGGTGATGATGTTAAGCTTACAATAGCCTTTGACAGCCAAGGAATAAAGAACTTGTTATTAAGTATCGCACCTTTAGAATTATTATAG